From the Haemophilus parainfluenzae genome, the window TGCTGCGATGAATTTGAGACCTTTAGACTCTAAGAAAAGGCGGGCTTGATGTTCAAAGCCCGCCCCTTGTTGACGTTTTAATGAAAACATGGATTAGTTCGCAACCGCTACCACGTTACCATCTTGTACTTGATACCATGTCATATCACGATCTACATCACAGTTTGAATCCGCGCTAAGTTGACCGGTTAAACCACTTAAGGTGTAACCTGGCACTTGGCGTAATTCATTAAAGTGATTGATGAGTAACCATGCATCAGAACCCATTGCATATAAACGCATTAATTGGAATTCACCACCGGTTGAGCCGGCCACTTTTTGATATTGTGAAGAATCGCTTTGTTTAAAGAATGGTATATCACTAAATTGGACGCCATTCATTTTCGCATAGTATTCTGGTGTATTACTTGCCGCGTTAGAACGAGAGCTTGCATAGATACGGACATTCGGATTGCTGGTATCTAAATAACCTTTAATTTCAGCCAATTCATCTGGTGAAGAGATGACATAAAGTGCACTTGTATCTTGCGGCGCACCTTGGAAGAAGTAGGTAATGTCAGCCGGTAAGTTATAGTAGCGAATATTCGCATCTGTACCCGCTAAACGTTGCCAACGCACGTTGAAAGCATTACCAACACGTTGTCCTAAATCATTTTGCGGCATGGCAACAATTGGATTGCGAATACCATCTTTCCACATTTTGTTCGCTGCAGACTCTGCTTCATCTTCTGGAGATAAACCGTAATAACAGACTTGGTTAATTGCTTGAGTATTTGCTGTTGCATTTAATGTGAGTACATCCATGCCTTGTACTGCGCTTGGATTCGCAATGATGGCATCGACATTTTGTTTAAGCAATGGACCCACTAACGCTTTAATACCCGATGCTTTTGCCTGTGCAATAATGTCATTAATCGGTGTAGTTGATGAGTCAAACACTTGTACCGGAATGGTTGAGTCACCTTTTGCATCATTGAAACCTGATTGAATCGTTGTACCTAAAATTTGGCCATCGCCGCTTAAAGGTAAGACTAAACCAATTTGAGCTAAATTCGTTTGTTGGAAGTTCAACAAGCTTTCTAGCTCTTTAGGGAAAAAGGTTGCCGCAACGTGATTTGGATAAGCTGATTTCCAGCTTTGTAACGCTTGGCTTAGTTGTACTGGCTGACGGATGTTGTCATTATAAGCTTTAATTAAGGTGAGCCAACCGCCTAATGCCACGCTACCTTCATCTGAGGCATTATTGATAACAGCGGCATTCGCAGAACGGAGTAACGACCAAGTTTTATCAACATTATCTTTACGACGTTGCATGTCTGTTAAATTTTCATCCATTTTGATGCGAGCTTTCACCGCTTCAATCACGTCTTTACGATTTTCTGCTGTTTGAGCAAAGGTTTCGTAATAACGAGATTTTTGTGATGGACTTAATTTAGTCAGATCGAGTGCACGTAATTTACCTTCAGCCACATCATTATTGCCTTTTGCTGCGGCGATGCGCGCTTCAATTAACGTGCGATCCAATTGTTGTGCTTCGTTTAAGTCAACTAACTCCGTTAATAGCTCTTCCGCTTGGGGTACTTTATTTTCAGAAATTAATACACGAGCTGCTAAGAGTTTGTATGTTTGTTGATCTTCTTTATCCTGTGTTTGCCCTAATTTGTTCATATAAAATTCAGAACTTGCATTGGCATCACGTTGTAATGTTTGGGTAAAGCTGCTACCAAATAAGTTAGAACAACCTGCTAACGCAACAGACAATAAAATCGGCATTAAACGTTTTTTAAAACGACCGCCTTGTAATAGAATAGACATATTCGCTCCATAATGAATAAATCAATAATGGGCGATCTTACTTATCTCACAATGTAAAAGCAAACAAAAATGAATGATTTAACCGGAATTTTATATATTGTCGCCACGCCAATCGGGAATTTACAAGATATTACACAACGTGCTTTAGACACCTTTTCACAAGTGGATTTAATTGCTGCGGAAGACACGCGCCACAGTGGTTTATTGCTCAGTCATTATGGTATCAAAAAGCCTTTTTTCGCCTTGCATGATCACAATGAACAAGAAAAAGCAC encodes:
- a CDS encoding penicillin-binding protein activator, with the translated sequence MSILLQGGRFKKRLMPILLSVALAGCSNLFGSSFTQTLQRDANASSEFYMNKLGQTQDKEDQQTYKLLAARVLISENKVPQAEELLTELVDLNEAQQLDRTLIEARIAAAKGNNDVAEGKLRALDLTKLSPSQKSRYYETFAQTAENRKDVIEAVKARIKMDENLTDMQRRKDNVDKTWSLLRSANAAVINNASDEGSVALGGWLTLIKAYNDNIRQPVQLSQALQSWKSAYPNHVAATFFPKELESLLNFQQTNLAQIGLVLPLSGDGQILGTTIQSGFNDAKGDSTIPVQVFDSSTTPINDIIAQAKASGIKALVGPLLKQNVDAIIANPSAVQGMDVLTLNATANTQAINQVCYYGLSPEDEAESAANKMWKDGIRNPIVAMPQNDLGQRVGNAFNVRWQRLAGTDANIRYYNLPADITYFFQGAPQDTSALYVISSPDELAEIKGYLDTSNPNVRIYASSRSNAASNTPEYYAKMNGVQFSDIPFFKQSDSSQYQKVAGSTGGEFQLMRLYAMGSDAWLLINHFNELRQVPGYTLSGLTGQLSADSNCDVDRDMTWYQVQDGNVVAVAN